In Agromyces sp. 3263, a single genomic region encodes these proteins:
- a CDS encoding biotin carboxylase N-terminal domain-containing protein, producing MSPPDHGSTPNPRSRSPRPFDRVLVANRGEIAVRIIRTLRRLGIRSIAVYSDADAAAPHVRLADEAVRIGPASASESYLVPERIVAAALESGAEAIHPGYGFLSEHAGFAEACRDAGLVFVGPGIEALEVMGDKIRAKRHVEASGVPTVPGIADPALDDAALLDASATVGFPLLVKPSAGGGGKGMQIARDADELAAALPAARRIALAAFGDDTLLIERLIERPRHIEVQVLADAAGTVIHLGERECSLQRRHQKVIEEAPSPLLDEATRARIGAAACDAARSVGYLGAGTVEFLVSDAAPDEFFFIEMNTRLQVEHPVTELVTGVDLVEQQLRIAADEPLAITQEEVRLTGHAIEARVYAEAPERGFLPSTGRVVAWREPAGPGVRVDGGIVEGQEITAHYDPMLAKVIAYGDDRAEALDRLDRALADTVVLGVDTNLAFLRRLIADPAVRAGDLDTGLIDRLPEPTAAEPSPGLLAAAAGLVAEHDRVEHDGATDAAGPRAWLDSSGWRPGPHRAPVVLLAPRDSVDDVREVAAGAVDTSAEVDGVLVRRDDDGTVWVHRDGETAAFTVLDRRARAAARRRAAERGGLAAAPELRAPMPGTVTAVLVADGDSVEAGDAVVAIEAMKMEHRVLATLAGLVRLAAATGDLVSRDQVVARIEPHPAASDPQSSSGPHEGAAPEASHQE from the coding sequence ATGAGCCCGCCCGATCATGGATCGACGCCGAACCCGCGCTCCCGATCGCCGCGCCCCTTCGACCGGGTGCTCGTCGCCAACCGCGGAGAGATCGCCGTACGCATCATCCGCACGCTGCGCCGCCTCGGCATCCGCTCCATCGCCGTCTACTCCGACGCCGACGCCGCCGCGCCGCACGTACGGCTCGCCGACGAAGCAGTGCGCATCGGGCCTGCGTCCGCGAGTGAGAGCTACCTGGTCCCCGAACGCATCGTCGCCGCAGCCCTCGAGTCGGGCGCTGAGGCGATCCATCCGGGCTACGGCTTCCTCTCGGAGCACGCCGGCTTCGCCGAGGCGTGCCGTGACGCGGGCCTCGTCTTCGTCGGCCCGGGCATCGAAGCGCTCGAGGTGATGGGCGACAAGATCCGCGCGAAGCGGCACGTCGAGGCATCCGGTGTGCCGACCGTGCCCGGCATCGCCGACCCCGCCCTCGACGACGCGGCCCTCCTCGACGCATCCGCCACCGTCGGATTCCCGCTGCTCGTGAAGCCGTCGGCCGGTGGCGGCGGCAAGGGCATGCAGATCGCGCGCGATGCCGACGAACTCGCCGCCGCGCTCCCGGCCGCCCGCCGCATCGCGCTCGCCGCGTTCGGCGACGACACGCTGCTGATCGAGCGCCTGATCGAGCGGCCCCGCCACATCGAGGTGCAGGTGCTCGCCGACGCCGCCGGCACCGTGATCCACCTCGGTGAGCGCGAGTGCTCCCTGCAGCGCCGCCACCAGAAGGTCATCGAGGAGGCGCCCTCGCCGCTGCTCGACGAGGCGACCCGGGCGCGGATCGGTGCCGCCGCCTGCGACGCGGCCCGCAGCGTCGGCTACCTCGGCGCCGGCACGGTGGAGTTCCTGGTGTCGGATGCCGCACCCGACGAGTTCTTCTTCATCGAGATGAACACCCGGCTCCAGGTCGAGCACCCCGTGACCGAGCTCGTCACCGGGGTCGACCTCGTCGAGCAGCAGTTGCGCATCGCGGCGGATGAGCCCCTCGCGATCACCCAGGAGGAGGTGCGCCTGACCGGCCACGCCATCGAGGCGCGCGTGTATGCGGAGGCGCCCGAACGCGGCTTCCTCCCCTCGACGGGTCGCGTGGTCGCGTGGCGCGAGCCCGCGGGCCCCGGCGTGCGAGTCGACGGGGGCATCGTCGAGGGCCAGGAGATCACGGCGCACTACGACCCGATGCTCGCCAAGGTGATCGCCTACGGCGACGATCGCGCCGAGGCACTCGATCGCCTCGATCGCGCGCTGGCCGACACGGTCGTGCTCGGCGTCGACACGAATCTCGCCTTCCTGCGCCGGCTCATCGCCGACCCCGCGGTGCGCGCGGGCGACCTCGACACCGGACTCATCGATCGGCTGCCCGAGCCCACCGCAGCCGAGCCCTCGCCCGGGCTCCTCGCCGCGGCCGCCGGCCTCGTCGCCGAGCACGACCGCGTCGAGCACGATGGGGCGACGGATGCCGCGGGCCCGCGTGCGTGGCTCGATTCCAGCGGGTGGCGCCCCGGGCCGCACCGCGCCCCGGTCGTGCTCCTCGCTCCGCGCGACTCGGTCGACGACGTGCGCGAGGTGGCGGCGGGAGCCGTCGACACCTCGGCGGAGGTCGACGGCGTGCTCGTGCGGCGCGATGACGACGGCACGGTCTGGGTGCACCGCGACGGCGAGACCGCCGCCTTCACCGTGCTCGACCGCCGTGCGCGGGCCGCCGCGCGTCGACGCGCAGCGGAACGCGGGGGGCTCGCCGCCGCGCCGGAACTGCGCGCGCCGATGCCCGGCACGGTCACCGCCGTGCTCGTCGCCGACGGCGACTCCGTCGAAGCGGGCGACGCCGTCGTCGCGATCGAGGCCATGAAGATGGAGCACCGCGTGCTCGCCACGCTCGCCGGCCTCGTCCGCCTCGCCGCAGCGACCGGCGATCTGGTCTCGCGCGACCAGGTGGTCGCCCGCATCGAGCCGCACCCCGCGGCATCCGACCCCCAGTCTTCGAGCGGCCCCCACGAGGGCGCCGCTCCCGAGGCATCCCACCAGGAATGA